The proteins below are encoded in one region of Tolumonas auensis DSM 9187:
- a CDS encoding alpha/beta hydrolase has protein sequence MSPDIYAEDFSAAVDYLGTRPFVDRNQIGVLGICGSGSFAISAAKIDPRIKAIATVSMYDMGEVNRSGLTHYKEFKPMTVEERKAVLAEAAEQRYVEFTGGKTKYTSGTTHEITADTPAIQREFFDFYRTPRGEFTPKGSSSELTTHPTLTSAVKFVNFYPFNGIESISPRPMLFIAGEDAHSREFSNDAYKLAGQPKELYIVPGAGHVDLYDRVDLIPFAKLTSFFKDHLK, from the coding sequence GTGTCTCCGGATATCTATGCAGAAGATTTTAGTGCAGCCGTTGATTACCTTGGTACACGCCCATTTGTCGATCGAAATCAAATTGGTGTATTAGGTATTTGTGGTAGCGGTAGCTTCGCAATTAGCGCGGCCAAAATCGATCCCCGAATAAAAGCGATTGCAACTGTCAGCATGTATGACATGGGGGAAGTAAACCGGTCAGGTCTGACACATTACAAAGAATTTAAACCGATGACGGTTGAAGAACGCAAAGCTGTTTTAGCGGAAGCTGCAGAACAACGTTATGTTGAATTTACTGGTGGTAAAACCAAATACACCAGTGGTACCACCCATGAAATCACAGCAGATACGCCAGCAATTCAACGTGAATTCTTTGATTTTTATCGTACACCACGCGGCGAATTCACACCGAAAGGTTCATCTTCTGAGCTAACCACACATCCTACATTAACGAGTGCTGTGAAGTTCGTTAATTTCTATCCATTTAACGGCATTGAATCAATTTCACCTCGCCCAATGCTGTTTATTGCCGGTGAAGATGCGCACTCAAGAGAATTCAGTAACGATGCATACAAACTTGCCGGTCAACCCAAAGAGCTTTATATCGTTCCTGGTGCAGGACATGTCGATCTTTATGACCGGGTCGATCTGATTCCTTTTGCGAAATTGACGTCTTTCTTTAAAGATCATCTGAAATAA